Proteins co-encoded in one Gehongia tenuis genomic window:
- a CDS encoding TrmH family RNA methyltransferase translates to MLIESVQNPKVKRLRALQSRKGREESGEFLLEGRKVVAEAAKAGLPITLVLVREGEEGLFALAPKAAEAHTASARVIEAVSAAKTPQGIVAAARLPEPRLPERPEGLWLALDEVMDPGNVGTLIRTADAAGAAGVLLSENTADPFSPKVVRSAAGSLFHLPILRGELAGLVAAFREAGYTAAAGDLRGEDFYAAPPFPARTLIIVGNEARGPRETVLALCDRRVKLPMAGRAESLNVAVAGGILLYGAAFGTGVRRGPGES, encoded by the coding sequence ATGCTCATCGAAAGCGTACAAAATCCGAAGGTGAAGCGGCTTCGGGCGCTCCAAAGCAGGAAGGGCCGTGAGGAGAGCGGCGAATTTCTGCTGGAGGGGCGAAAGGTGGTGGCGGAGGCGGCAAAAGCGGGCCTTCCCATCACCCTCGTGCTGGTGCGGGAAGGGGAGGAAGGCCTCTTTGCCCTTGCGCCGAAGGCTGCGGAGGCTCATACGGCTTCCGCACGGGTGATTGAGGCGGTGTCCGCGGCAAAAACGCCCCAGGGGATCGTGGCCGCCGCCCGGCTGCCCGAACCGCGCCTGCCGGAGCGGCCGGAGGGACTGTGGCTGGCCCTTGACGAGGTGATGGACCCGGGAAACGTGGGCACCCTCATCCGCACCGCCGACGCCGCCGGCGCCGCCGGCGTGCTGCTCTCGGAAAACACCGCCGACCCCTTCAGCCCCAAGGTAGTGCGCTCCGCCGCCGGCTCCCTTTTCCATCTGCCCATCCTTCGGGGGGAGCTGGCGGGCCTCGTGGCGGCCTTTCGGGAGGCGGGCTACACCGCCGCGGCCGGCGATCTAAGGGGCGAGGACTTCTACGCCGCGCCGCCCTTCCCGGCAAGGACGCTCATCATCGTGGGCAACGAGGCCAGGGGCCCCCGGGAGACGGTTCTGGCCCTTTGCGACCGCCGGGTGAAGCTGCCCATGGCGGGCCGGGCCGAATCGCTGAACGTGGCCGTTGCCGGCGGAATCCTGCTGTACGGGGCAGCCTTCGGAACCGGCGTCCGCCGCGGGCCGGGCGAGAGCTAG
- the pheS gene encoding phenylalanine--tRNA ligase subunit alpha — MKERLEALRQKALEDLKGISDSAALENLRVSIVGKKGELTQFLRGMGSLSPEERPAMGQMINDVRKALETALDEKAKSLKAAELERRLAEEALDVTVPGAKPERGGLHPVTLIQRELVSIFTSMGFSVADGPEVELDHFNFELMNLPKNHPARDMQDTLYVSENVVLRTHTSPVQARVMTTKKPPIYVVCPGRVYRSDEVDASHSPVFHQMECLVVDEGITMGDLKGVLDTFIKKLYGGETKTRLRPSFFPFTEPSAELDISCTLCGGEGCRVCKGTGWLELGGCGMVNPDVLDMCGIDPEKYTGFAFGFGLDRLANMKYGIDDIRLNFEGDLRFLEQFAREG, encoded by the coding sequence ATGAAGGAACGCTTGGAAGCCCTTCGGCAAAAGGCGCTGGAGGATCTCAAGGGGATCTCCGATTCGGCGGCCCTCGAGAACCTTCGGGTGAGCATCGTGGGCAAGAAGGGTGAGCTGACCCAGTTTCTGCGGGGTATGGGCTCCCTCTCGCCGGAGGAGCGCCCGGCCATGGGCCAGATGATCAACGATGTGAGAAAGGCGCTGGAGACGGCGCTGGACGAGAAGGCGAAGAGCCTCAAGGCGGCGGAGCTGGAGCGCCGGCTGGCCGAGGAGGCCCTCGATGTGACCGTGCCCGGCGCAAAGCCGGAGCGGGGGGGACTGCATCCGGTGACCCTGATTCAGCGGGAGCTGGTCTCCATCTTCACCAGCATGGGCTTTTCCGTGGCCGACGGCCCGGAGGTGGAGCTCGACCACTTCAACTTTGAGCTCATGAACCTGCCGAAGAACCATCCCGCCCGGGATATGCAGGACACCCTGTACGTCAGCGAAAACGTGGTGCTCCGCACCCACACCTCGCCGGTGCAGGCCCGGGTGATGACCACAAAGAAGCCGCCCATCTACGTGGTGTGCCCCGGCCGGGTGTACCGCTCCGACGAGGTGGACGCCAGCCATTCGCCGGTGTTCCATCAGATGGAATGCCTGGTGGTGGACGAGGGGATCACCATGGGCGACCTCAAGGGCGTATTGGACACCTTCATCAAAAAGCTCTACGGCGGGGAGACCAAGACCCGGCTGCGTCCGTCCTTCTTCCCCTTTACGGAGCCCAGCGCCGAGCTGGATATCTCCTGCACCCTGTGCGGCGGCGAGGGCTGCCGGGTGTGCAAGGGCACCGGCTGGCTGGAGCTTGGCGGCTGCGGCATGGTGAATCCCGATGTGCTCGACATGTGCGGCATTGATCCTGAAAAATACACCGGCTTCGCCTTCGGCTTCGGTCTCGACCGCCTGGCCAACATGAAGTACGGTATCGACGACATCCGGCTGAATTTCGAGGGCGATCTTCGCTTCCTCGAACAGTTCGCAAGGGAGGGCTGA
- the rpmI gene encoding 50S ribosomal protein L35, producing MPKLKTHRGAAKRIRLTKTGKVKRNKAYKSHILNKKSRKRKRDLRKGTYATSADEKNLKQLIPYK from the coding sequence ATGCCTAAGCTCAAAACCCATCGCGGCGCCGCCAAGCGGATCCGCCTGACCAAAACCGGGAAGGTCAAAAGAAACAAGGCCTATAAGAGCCATATCCTGAACAAGAAGAGCCGCAAACGCAAGCGGGATCTGCGCAAGGGGACCTATGCGACCAGCGCCGATGAGAAGAACTTGAAGCAGTTAATTCCCTACAAGTAG
- the rplT gene encoding 50S ribosomal protein L20 has protein sequence MARIKRAVNAHKKRRKVLKLAKGYFGAKSKQYRAANQAVMKSLQYAYVGRRLRKRDFRKLWITRINAAARLNGISYSRFMNGLKKSGVELNRKVLADLAVNDAPAFAKLAELAKEKA, from the coding sequence GTGGCACGAATTAAGAGGGCTGTCAACGCCCATAAGAAACGCAGAAAAGTTTTGAAGCTCGCCAAGGGTTATTTTGGCGCCAAGTCCAAGCAGTACCGGGCCGCCAATCAGGCGGTCATGAAATCCCTGCAGTACGCCTATGTGGGCCGCCGGCTGCGCAAGCGGGATTTCCGCAAGCTTTGGATCACCAGGATCAATGCCGCCGCCCGTTTGAACGGCATTTCCTACAGCCGTTTCATGAACGGCCTCAAGAAGAGCGGCGTGGAGCTCAATCGCAAGGTTCTGGCCGATCTGGCCGTGAACGATGCGCCCGCCTTCGCAAAGCTCGCCGAGCTGGCCAAGGAGAAGGCGTAA